One Vulpes lagopus strain Blue_001 chromosome 18, ASM1834538v1, whole genome shotgun sequence DNA window includes the following coding sequences:
- the NELFCD gene encoding negative elongation factor C/D isoform X3 — translation MAGAAPGAIMDEDYFGSAAEWGDEADGGQEDDYGEGEDDAEVQQECLHKFSTRDYIMEPSIFNTLKRYFQAGGSPENVIQLLSENYTAVAQTVNLLAEWLIQTGVEPVQVQETVENHLKSLLIKHFDPRKADSIFTEEGETPAWLEQMIAHTTWRDLFYKLAEAHPDCLMLNFTVKLISDAGYQGEITSVSTACQQLEVFSRVLRTSLATILDGGEENLEKNLPEFAKMVCHGEHTYLFAQAMMSVLAQEEQGGSAVRRIAQEVQRFAQEKGHDASQITLALGTAASYPRACQALGAMLSKGALNPADITVLFKMFTSMDPPPVELIRVPAFLDLFMQSLFKPGARINQDHKHKYIHILAYAASVVETWKKNKRVGINKDELKSTSKAVETVHNLCCNENKGASELVAELSTLYQCIRFPVVAMGVLKWVDWTVSEPRYFQLQTDHTPVHLALLDEISTCHQLLHPQVLQLLVKLFETEHSQLDVMEQLELKKTLLDRMVHLLSRGYVLPVVSYIRKCLEKLDTDISLIRYFVTEVLDVIAPPYTSDFVQLFLPILENDSIAGTIKTEGEHDPVTEFIAHCKSNFILVN, via the exons ATGGCGGGGGCCGCGCCGGGCGCCATCATGGACGAGGACTACTTCGGGAGCGCGGCCGAATGGGGCGACGAGGCGGACGGTGGCCAG GAGGATGAttatggagagggagaagatgaCGCAGAGGTCCAGCAAGAATGCCTACATAAGTTTTCTACCCGGGATTATATAATGGAGCCCTCCATCTTTAACACTCTGAAGAG GTATTTTCAGGCAGGTGGTTCTCCGGAGAATGTTATCCAGCTCTTATCTGAAAACTACACTGCCGTGGCCCAGACTGTCAACCTGCTGGCTGAGTGGCTCATTCAGACAG gtgTTGAGCCAGTACAGGTTCAGGAAACTGTGGAAAATCATTTGAAGAGTTTACTGATCAAACATTTCGATCCTCGCAAAGCAGATTCTATTTTTACTGAAGAAGGAGAG ACCCCAGCTTGGCTTGAACAAATGATTGCACACACCACGTGGAGAGATCTTTTTTATAAACTGGCTGAAGCCCATCCAGACTGTTTGATGCTTAACTTCACTGTTAAG CTTATTTCTGATGCAGGGTACCAAGGGGAGATTACCAGCGTGTCCACAGCCTGCCAGCAGTTGGAAGTGTTTTCTAGAGTACTCCGTACCTCTTTAGCTACGATTTTGGATGGAGGAGaggaaaacctggaaaaaaatctCCCTGAGTTTGCT AAGATGGTGTGCCATGGGGAGCACACGTACCTGTTTGCCCAGGCCATGATGTCTGTGCTGGCCCAAGAAGAGCAAGGCGGCTCTGCCGTGCGCAGGATTGCTCAGGAAGTGCAGCGCTTTGCCCAGGAGAA GGGTCATGATGCCAGTCAGATCACATTAGCCCTGGGCACCGCTGCCTCCTACCCCAGGGCTTGTCAGGCCCTTGGGGCTATGCTGTCCAAAGGAGCCCTGAATCCGGCCGACATCACAGTCCTGTTCAAGATGTTCACAAGCATGGACCCACCTCCTGTTGAACTC ATCCGGGTGCCGGCCTTCCTGGACCTGTTCATGCAGTCGCTCTTTAAACCGGGGGCCAGAATCAACCAGGACCACAAGCACAAATACATTCATATCTTGGCCTACGCGGCAAGCGTGGTTGAAACCTGGAAGAAG AACAAGCGTGTGGGCATCAACAAGGACGAACTGAAGTCAACGTCAAAAGCCGTGGAGACCGTGCATAACTTGTGCTGTAACGAGAACAAAGGGGCCTCTGAACTAGTGGCAGAGCTGAGCACACTTTATCAGTGTATCAG GTTTCCGGTGGTGGCAATGGGTGTGCTGAAGTGGGTGGACTGGACTGTGTCGGAGCCGAGGTACTTCCAGCTGCAGACCGACCACACCCCCGTGCACCTGGCCTTGCTGGACGAG ATCAGCACCTGCCACCAGCTCCTGCACCCCCAGGTCCTGCAGCTGCTGGTTAAGCTTTTTGAGACTGAGCACTCCCAGCTGGACGTGATGGAGCAG ctcGAGTTGAAGAAGACCCTGTTGGACAGGATGGTTCACCTGCTGAGTCGAGGTTATGTACTTCCTGTTGTCAGTTACATCCGAAAGTGTCTGGAGAAGCTGGACACTGACATTTCACTCATTCGCTATTTTGTAACCGAG GTACTAGATGTCATTGCTCCTCCGTACACGTCTGATTTTGTGCAGCTTTTCCTCCCCATCTTGGAAAATGACAGCATCGCTGGCACCATTAAAACAGAAGGAGAACATGACCCTGTGACAGAATTTATAG CTCACTGCAAGTCCAACTTCATCCTGGTGAACTGA
- the NELFCD gene encoding negative elongation factor C/D isoform X2, with product MRPARARSRERMAGAAPGAIMDEDYFGSAAEWGDEADGGQQEDDYGEGEDDAEVQQECLHKFSTRDYIMEPSIFNTLKRYFQAGGSPENVIQLLSENYTAVAQTVNLLAEWLIQTGVEPVQVQETVENHLKSLLIKHFDPRKADSIFTEEGETPAWLEQMIAHTTWRDLFYKLAEAHPDCLMLNFTVKLISDAGYQGEITSVSTACQQLEVFSRVLRTSLATILDGGEENLEKNLPEFAKMVCHGEHTYLFAQAMMSVLAQEEQGGSAVRRIAQEVQRFAQEKGHDASQITLALGTAASYPRACQALGAMLSKGALNPADITVLFKMFTSMDPPPVELIRVPAFLDLFMQSLFKPGARINQDHKHKYIHILAYAASVVETWKKNKRVGINKDELKSTSKAVETVHNLCCNENKGASELVAELSTLYQCIRFPVVAMGVLKWVDWTVSEPRYFQLQTDHTPVHLALLDEISTCHQLLHPQVLQLLVKLFETEHSQLDVMEQLELKKTLLDRMVHLLSRGYVLPVVSYIRKCLEKLDTDISLIRYFVTEVLDVIAPPYTSDFVQLFLPILENDSIAGTIKTEGEHDPVTEFIAHCKSNFILVN from the exons ATGCGCCCTGCTCGCGCGCGCTCACGGGAAAGGATGGCGGGGGCCGCGCCGGGCGCCATCATGGACGAGGACTACTTCGGGAGCGCGGCCGAATGGGGCGACGAGGCGGACGGTGGCCAG CAGGAGGATGAttatggagagggagaagatgaCGCAGAGGTCCAGCAAGAATGCCTACATAAGTTTTCTACCCGGGATTATATAATGGAGCCCTCCATCTTTAACACTCTGAAGAG GTATTTTCAGGCAGGTGGTTCTCCGGAGAATGTTATCCAGCTCTTATCTGAAAACTACACTGCCGTGGCCCAGACTGTCAACCTGCTGGCTGAGTGGCTCATTCAGACAG gtgTTGAGCCAGTACAGGTTCAGGAAACTGTGGAAAATCATTTGAAGAGTTTACTGATCAAACATTTCGATCCTCGCAAAGCAGATTCTATTTTTACTGAAGAAGGAGAG ACCCCAGCTTGGCTTGAACAAATGATTGCACACACCACGTGGAGAGATCTTTTTTATAAACTGGCTGAAGCCCATCCAGACTGTTTGATGCTTAACTTCACTGTTAAG CTTATTTCTGATGCAGGGTACCAAGGGGAGATTACCAGCGTGTCCACAGCCTGCCAGCAGTTGGAAGTGTTTTCTAGAGTACTCCGTACCTCTTTAGCTACGATTTTGGATGGAGGAGaggaaaacctggaaaaaaatctCCCTGAGTTTGCT AAGATGGTGTGCCATGGGGAGCACACGTACCTGTTTGCCCAGGCCATGATGTCTGTGCTGGCCCAAGAAGAGCAAGGCGGCTCTGCCGTGCGCAGGATTGCTCAGGAAGTGCAGCGCTTTGCCCAGGAGAA GGGTCATGATGCCAGTCAGATCACATTAGCCCTGGGCACCGCTGCCTCCTACCCCAGGGCTTGTCAGGCCCTTGGGGCTATGCTGTCCAAAGGAGCCCTGAATCCGGCCGACATCACAGTCCTGTTCAAGATGTTCACAAGCATGGACCCACCTCCTGTTGAACTC ATCCGGGTGCCGGCCTTCCTGGACCTGTTCATGCAGTCGCTCTTTAAACCGGGGGCCAGAATCAACCAGGACCACAAGCACAAATACATTCATATCTTGGCCTACGCGGCAAGCGTGGTTGAAACCTGGAAGAAG AACAAGCGTGTGGGCATCAACAAGGACGAACTGAAGTCAACGTCAAAAGCCGTGGAGACCGTGCATAACTTGTGCTGTAACGAGAACAAAGGGGCCTCTGAACTAGTGGCAGAGCTGAGCACACTTTATCAGTGTATCAG GTTTCCGGTGGTGGCAATGGGTGTGCTGAAGTGGGTGGACTGGACTGTGTCGGAGCCGAGGTACTTCCAGCTGCAGACCGACCACACCCCCGTGCACCTGGCCTTGCTGGACGAG ATCAGCACCTGCCACCAGCTCCTGCACCCCCAGGTCCTGCAGCTGCTGGTTAAGCTTTTTGAGACTGAGCACTCCCAGCTGGACGTGATGGAGCAG ctcGAGTTGAAGAAGACCCTGTTGGACAGGATGGTTCACCTGCTGAGTCGAGGTTATGTACTTCCTGTTGTCAGTTACATCCGAAAGTGTCTGGAGAAGCTGGACACTGACATTTCACTCATTCGCTATTTTGTAACCGAG GTACTAGATGTCATTGCTCCTCCGTACACGTCTGATTTTGTGCAGCTTTTCCTCCCCATCTTGGAAAATGACAGCATCGCTGGCACCATTAAAACAGAAGGAGAACATGACCCTGTGACAGAATTTATAG CTCACTGCAAGTCCAACTTCATCCTGGTGAACTGA
- the NELFCD gene encoding negative elongation factor C/D isoform X1 → MAGAAPGAIMDEDYFGSAAEWGDEADGGQCASFYPQQEDDYGEGEDDAEVQQECLHKFSTRDYIMEPSIFNTLKRYFQAGGSPENVIQLLSENYTAVAQTVNLLAEWLIQTGVEPVQVQETVENHLKSLLIKHFDPRKADSIFTEEGETPAWLEQMIAHTTWRDLFYKLAEAHPDCLMLNFTVKLISDAGYQGEITSVSTACQQLEVFSRVLRTSLATILDGGEENLEKNLPEFAKMVCHGEHTYLFAQAMMSVLAQEEQGGSAVRRIAQEVQRFAQEKGHDASQITLALGTAASYPRACQALGAMLSKGALNPADITVLFKMFTSMDPPPVELIRVPAFLDLFMQSLFKPGARINQDHKHKYIHILAYAASVVETWKKNKRVGINKDELKSTSKAVETVHNLCCNENKGASELVAELSTLYQCIRFPVVAMGVLKWVDWTVSEPRYFQLQTDHTPVHLALLDEISTCHQLLHPQVLQLLVKLFETEHSQLDVMEQLELKKTLLDRMVHLLSRGYVLPVVSYIRKCLEKLDTDISLIRYFVTEVLDVIAPPYTSDFVQLFLPILENDSIAGTIKTEGEHDPVTEFIAHCKSNFILVN, encoded by the exons ATGGCGGGGGCCGCGCCGGGCGCCATCATGGACGAGGACTACTTCGGGAGCGCGGCCGAATGGGGCGACGAGGCGGACGGTGGCCAG TGTGCCTCTTTCTATCCCCAGCAGGAGGATGAttatggagagggagaagatgaCGCAGAGGTCCAGCAAGAATGCCTACATAAGTTTTCTACCCGGGATTATATAATGGAGCCCTCCATCTTTAACACTCTGAAGAG GTATTTTCAGGCAGGTGGTTCTCCGGAGAATGTTATCCAGCTCTTATCTGAAAACTACACTGCCGTGGCCCAGACTGTCAACCTGCTGGCTGAGTGGCTCATTCAGACAG gtgTTGAGCCAGTACAGGTTCAGGAAACTGTGGAAAATCATTTGAAGAGTTTACTGATCAAACATTTCGATCCTCGCAAAGCAGATTCTATTTTTACTGAAGAAGGAGAG ACCCCAGCTTGGCTTGAACAAATGATTGCACACACCACGTGGAGAGATCTTTTTTATAAACTGGCTGAAGCCCATCCAGACTGTTTGATGCTTAACTTCACTGTTAAG CTTATTTCTGATGCAGGGTACCAAGGGGAGATTACCAGCGTGTCCACAGCCTGCCAGCAGTTGGAAGTGTTTTCTAGAGTACTCCGTACCTCTTTAGCTACGATTTTGGATGGAGGAGaggaaaacctggaaaaaaatctCCCTGAGTTTGCT AAGATGGTGTGCCATGGGGAGCACACGTACCTGTTTGCCCAGGCCATGATGTCTGTGCTGGCCCAAGAAGAGCAAGGCGGCTCTGCCGTGCGCAGGATTGCTCAGGAAGTGCAGCGCTTTGCCCAGGAGAA GGGTCATGATGCCAGTCAGATCACATTAGCCCTGGGCACCGCTGCCTCCTACCCCAGGGCTTGTCAGGCCCTTGGGGCTATGCTGTCCAAAGGAGCCCTGAATCCGGCCGACATCACAGTCCTGTTCAAGATGTTCACAAGCATGGACCCACCTCCTGTTGAACTC ATCCGGGTGCCGGCCTTCCTGGACCTGTTCATGCAGTCGCTCTTTAAACCGGGGGCCAGAATCAACCAGGACCACAAGCACAAATACATTCATATCTTGGCCTACGCGGCAAGCGTGGTTGAAACCTGGAAGAAG AACAAGCGTGTGGGCATCAACAAGGACGAACTGAAGTCAACGTCAAAAGCCGTGGAGACCGTGCATAACTTGTGCTGTAACGAGAACAAAGGGGCCTCTGAACTAGTGGCAGAGCTGAGCACACTTTATCAGTGTATCAG GTTTCCGGTGGTGGCAATGGGTGTGCTGAAGTGGGTGGACTGGACTGTGTCGGAGCCGAGGTACTTCCAGCTGCAGACCGACCACACCCCCGTGCACCTGGCCTTGCTGGACGAG ATCAGCACCTGCCACCAGCTCCTGCACCCCCAGGTCCTGCAGCTGCTGGTTAAGCTTTTTGAGACTGAGCACTCCCAGCTGGACGTGATGGAGCAG ctcGAGTTGAAGAAGACCCTGTTGGACAGGATGGTTCACCTGCTGAGTCGAGGTTATGTACTTCCTGTTGTCAGTTACATCCGAAAGTGTCTGGAGAAGCTGGACACTGACATTTCACTCATTCGCTATTTTGTAACCGAG GTACTAGATGTCATTGCTCCTCCGTACACGTCTGATTTTGTGCAGCTTTTCCTCCCCATCTTGGAAAATGACAGCATCGCTGGCACCATTAAAACAGAAGGAGAACATGACCCTGTGACAGAATTTATAG CTCACTGCAAGTCCAACTTCATCCTGGTGAACTGA